The DNA region agcggggcgcgggtCCGGCCCCCGTGTCCCGTGGGACTCACCGCCCGTCCCTCGGGCGTGGAGAAGTCGAGGAGCTCCAGGTCGGCGTCGCTCTCCAGGGGCCGGTCGAGGTCCTGGAGGGTCCCGTTCACCCGGGCCACCAGCGCCGCCTCCGCCAGGCCCCCcctgcggggacagcggggggacactgtggggaccctggggacctcGTGGGGACCCTGCAGGGACAccgtggggatgctggggacctcgtggggacatcgtggggactctggggacaccgtggggaccctggggacctcgtggggacatcgtggggaccctggggacctcGTGGGGACACTGCAGGGACCCtagggacaccatggggacactgcAGAGACActgtggggaccctggggacactgtagggacccttggggaccttgtggggacagtggggatcCTGTGAGGACCCTGGGGATGCCGTGGGGACAATGGTGACAGCACGGGGACACTGTGGGGACTCTGTGAGGACCCTGGGGACCCCGTGGGGACCATAGGGACAGTGTGGGGACCCCAAGGACCTTGTGGGGACACCGCAGGGACACCGTGGGGACCCCATAAGGATCCTGCAGGGACACtgtggggaccttggggaccatagggacagggtggggaccccgtggggaccctggggacactgcaGGGACACtgtggggaccttggggaccctGGCTGTCcccggctggggaggggaaggaggggccTGCACGTACCCCAGCTGCGTGGCCACCTGGAAGGGGGTGGTCTGCAGGGCCCGGCCGGGCAGGAGgccccccccgggcagggcgaTGCggatgggggtccccgggggggggcggccgcccccggccccatcCCCGGTCTCATCCCCGGCCCCGTCCCGCTGCTCCTGCGCCGCTCGCAGCTGCTGGAAGAGCCGGAGGCGCTCGGAGAGGTGGGGGTCCTGCCCGGAGACCTGGGGACGGGGGTCAGGGGTCAACGTGGGGTCAACGTGGGGTCAGGACGCCCGCGTCCCCCGGTGTCACGTGGTCACCGCGGGGTCAGGACGCCCGGGTGCCCGTCGGAGCGCGAGGttgcgggggggagagggggggacggggagagggggaggacgGCGGGGTCCCGAGGGGGGGTGGGCGGCCCCGAGCGCACCCGGTGTCGGCGCGGGGCTCCCGCGAAGAGCAGCCGCCCCCCGGCGCGGGCGGACGGCATGGCGCGAGGCTCCGCCCCTTCCGCCGCCGGCCGGACGCCAGGGTTCCCTTCGGGGGCGGGACCAAATACCAGAGTCCCCGCCCAGAGGCGGGGCCAGACGCGGATTCGTCCCGCCCAGGGGCGGGGCCCTGGGTGGAATCCCCGCCCAGAGGCGGTGCCAGACGCGGATTCGTCCCGCCCAGGGGCAGGGCCCTGGGTGGAATCCCCGCCCAGAGGCGGGGCCAGACGCGGATTCGTCCCGCCCAGGGGCGGAGCCCTGGGTGAAATCCCCGCCCGGAGGCGGGGCCAGACAAGGTGGGTCCCTCCCAGGGGGCCGGCCGCCTCAGTCTGGCGGGAGCGGCGCGTGCGGCCTCAGCCTCGTCGTCTCCCGGctccccccactcctcctccccccccccgggaggCCGCGTTGGACTCGTCCGCCCGTGGGAAAACCCCGCGGTCCCGGCGCGGGCTGGACGGAACCACGGACACGGGCGGGGGGAGAACGGGACCCCCtcagacccccagccccaggTGTCCGGAGGGCAACGGGGGTTTAGCCAGCACCGGCCCCCGCCCAGGGCCCCCCCCGCCTCGGTGCGGGGCCGGGAGAAGCCCCCCGGGGTCCGGGGGATCCCCTCAGGGCTGAGGTGACCGAGACCCACCGAGCGCACGCGAGAAAGAAAGGATCCGCCACTCCTcgttttttgtaatttttatgtaGATATTTAACCCTACACCTTTATCAAACATATATGATGGATTctagcaactaaaaaaaaaaaaaaaccaacaaaacaaaaaaataaatcaagtaaAATTCCAACTTCATATAAAAGCCGCGGGcgcggctgcggggcggccctgggcgggggggcagcgccccgagccccccgcgGGCTCCGTCTGCGCGTCGTGAACGATCCGAGAGATGGAATTAAAAAGTGATtattatatacacacacgtaGAAAGTCAACAGTGTTCCCAGGgggtggaaaaaacaaaaaaaaaaaaacaaaaaaaaaagaaaaaaaaaaaacccaaccaaaaaaaaaaaccccaaaataaaccaaaaaccaaccaacagaCGACAGGTTCTTCCCGAGGCGGGTGAGCTGGAGGGGGGGGACAGGCCGGGGGACCCCTCCTCGCTCCCAGGGCGCCGGGAGCCAAACAGTCCGGCCGCGGAGATCATCATAGGgtgggtttttgttgtggtttttttttccttttttgccttttttttggtggtttttggcAGCTGGAGGGGGAGCGGTGACGGTCGCTGCAGAGGAAGGCACGAGGGGGGGGGTCGTCTCGGCCACCGCTTGGACCCTTCCCTCCGCCCTGCGGCAGCGATTTGGTGATCGGCTAAAAAACAACATCCCAACAGCACGCGTCATCTTTCCTTTcggttttttagggttttttttttttctttttcttttttttgtgttttttttttttttttttaaactttttaaactacTACTGGAAGTTTTTATTTCAACAGCAATGCTTCTTCTTTtcgttaaaactttttttttttttttttctctttttctcctagtCTCGCACCAACTGGGTGGGCTTGGGCAATAAAcaaccggaaaaaaaaaaaaaaaaaaaaaagaaattacagaacatTTAATTTAGGAGAAGGTTATGGGGCTCtcgagggaaagaaaaaaaaaaaaaatatggaaaaaaccaAGTGAAAGCGCTACTCCGCTGCTCTCTACAGCGTCCGGATGCCTTCGCTCGGGAGCTGGGCGTCTGCTTCAGTACctgggggggaagaaggggcGTTTTGGGGCGAAGAAGGGGGACCCCCTTCCGAAGGGCGGCCGGGGCCTTTTCAGGCTATGGAAGGGGTCTCTGCTGACGAAGGGCTCTCGCGGCCTGAAGTCAGCGCGGGGGGTCCTGACCAGCACCCCGCCGCGGCTCCCACCGTCCCTGTGAGCGGGGGGACCCAGGCCGCGGCCCGTCCCCAGCTGCTCCCGGGAGAGGGGGGTCAGACCCACGGACTCGCGGGTGCGGGACAGGGGGGCTGCGGCGTGGTCCCGCTGTTGGGGTTGGGTCACCGATTCCCGGGATCCGGCGTGCACGGAGAAATGCTCTTTCATCGTCCCTTGGTGGATCGTACCGTGCTCCTTGGGGAAGGCGCCGGCGCCGTGCTCCACCGCCatggggggcggcgcggggaaggGGACGCCGCCGTGttccccggccggcggcggctggGCGGGGAAGGGGACGCCGGCGTGCTCCCCGGGgacggggggcggcgggggcgtgGGGAAGGGGACCCCGGCGTGCTCCAcggagggaggcggggggacgccgtggggcagCGAGAGCGGAGCGGAGGTTTCCTTCGAGAAGGGGTTGGCGTGATCCACCGACGGCATGCGGGGAGGGACCGAGTGATCCCTCGGGAACAGGCTGCCGTGGTCCttggcgggggcggccgggggcccggcgggcggaCCCACCGGGTCCCGCTGGAAGGGAGTCCCGTGCTCGATGGGAGGCGGcgcgaggggcggcggcggcggcggcatgtGGTGCTCGAAAGCGGGGCTGAAGTTATTTGTTCGGAAGTTGTTGACGCTCTCCTGGAAGGGCGGCACGTGCTCCTTGTACGGCGCCGGGAAACCGCCCATGCCGGGCAGCTCCGACGTGCCCGAGGGCCCGTTATCGAAGGCGCTCCCGCCGCTGCTCATCTCGAACCACCCCGCCGCTCGGCTCGCCTCTCGCCCGTGTCCTCTGTTCCCCTTCCCCAGAACCCGGATGGACTCCACGGTCTGGATGGGCTCTCCCGACATCCCCCTGCTCGAGGCGTTGTGGTAACCCAGCGTTTCGATGGGGGCCCCTTTCTCCTCGGTGCTGTCGGGCAAGTCCAAGCAGGACGAGGAGACGCGGGTCTCTATGCGGTAGTGCTCCTCCTGCGGCTGCGGCTCTCCCTTGGGAGCTCCGGCCGGACCGTGACCGGACAAGCTCACCCCCTCGCCGGAGCTACTTTTGGAAATCTGGCCAAAATGCTTCTCCTCGGAGGGCTTACGGGAGGCGTTTTTGAGCATGTTCTTGAACTCGATGGTCGACGTGGCGGAAATGGAAGAACCCAACGATTTCTCCACGCTTGCCGCGGGCGCTCTGCCCGCGGGGCTGGAGAGGGCGTTTTGAGAGGAGAAAAGCGAGCGGTGGGGAATCGAGTGGGGCGAGTCCGGGTATTGCTTCTGCGAGAGGCCAGAGTGCACCACCGATTTCGGTAAGTTGTTGTGATTGGAGTCCGGTGCGAAAAAGACGTCGTTCTTGCTGGGCGAAGGGGAGCCGTCCGAGGTGGAGTCGTTTCCCCTGAGGCCGTAGCTCCCGTACATCCCCGGAGACGACGCCAGCGGGTCGCAGCTCTCGCTCTGATCGAGAATAGACCTCATCGACTGCGGAAAGGACGACTTCACGCCAAACTCCTGCGATCTTTGACCGTAGCTGGACAGGACCGGCTGGTACTCCGCAGCTTCAGAGAGTTTGCTCGATTTCAAGATAGACTTGGCGGGCTTCTTCTCCAGGTTTAGCATGGCCGATGGCGGCGGCCCGGAGTAATCGAAGTCGCGGTAATCTTCGTCTTCTTGAAAAGAGGTGTCTGGGTAAAACTTCTCCTGGGAGGAGTCCATTAGAGAGGAGGGTATCTCCATGCTGTCTGCAGACTGCTTGTACAGGCCGGCCGGAGACTCTCTGCCGAGGCCGAAGGGCCGGTAGGTGTGCACGGAATTGGGAAGTTCTTGGGAATATCCGTCGTCCCGGCTCTGAAGAGGTGACCTCGTGCTGCTGGGAGTAGAAGAACCGGGGCTCATGATTTTCGACAGCAGAGAGATAGTGTCGACGTTGCTCGACGTCGGCTTATCCATCATCTCGTCCTGGGTGGGCGTCCCGCTTCGCTCATCGCGCACCGGCGTTCCGTCCACATTGTCCATGGAAGTGCTGGTAGGACCACGCTGGAAGTCAGACGCATGACTTTCCGTTGCGATGCTGGACCCTAAGCTGCTGAGAATTGGAATATTCAAGTTCAGACCGCTGAAGCCGGGATTTCCCTTCAAGAAATTGTGTATCTTCATCTCCAGGCTCGGAGAAGGGGGTTCCGATTCCAGCTTCGCTTTTGAAATTTCGGAGGATTGAGCCAGTGAGGTTTCTGTTGGCAAAAGGGAAGAAGGACTGGGAGGGTGAGAACTGGAAAATCCCAGGGAATTGGTTGGCGGCTTAAAACTGGAGCTTGACAGCCCTGGGGCATGTCCAACGGGAGCCTTATTAACTGAAGTTGAGGAAACCTCAGCAGTAGATGAGTTTGGAGAGTAACCAAAACTTTTGGATATAAAGGACTGAGTATTGGAAGGAATATTCCTCCCCTTCACGCAAGGAACAGTCGTGTTGGCTGGCGATGCTGAAGTGCTCTGCGACGCGGTTTCGCTTGACTGAACGGTATTTCCAGCCACACTCTGAAGTAAGGATGAcaaacctggaaaaaaagaacGCTGCGTTCAGATATTCAGGTAAGAGGCAAGTCAAGCTGAGCCGCTGTCGAGGGAAAGGTTTCGGTATTTGTACTGCAGATGCCGACCCTTAAAACGACTTCACGTTTTAGCCAGGAAAGTGACTGGAGTTTGCTGCATTAATATTGACGTTAGCACCCACCGAGGTGCAAACTTTGGCCAGAGGCTCAGATTGATctataaatataaattacaacATACATCTGAGTAAGTCGGGTAATAGCTCATCCTGGCTTTGGAGCCAGGTGTAAAAAACACTGCACTATTGAGCAGGGTTACACACGCAAGGCGCAGAAGCAGGAGCAGCACCTCGGGGAAGTTTTCTGCTCTAAAAAAGCGCTCTCGGAAGCACAGGGAAACCACAAAGACCTCTGGGTCTCCCGTCCCCTTCGGTGCCCTTCCACGAAGTGCGCTTCGGTCGCGGCAAAAACCCAAAGATGTTCAGAAAAGTAGTAAAACTCACTGTTACTCTCAGGTAACGCGTATGCTACCTGCGAAAAAGTAATCTGCATTTGCCAAAGACGTAATACATTCCAAATAAGTTTTTCTCCCTTCGTTTTTGCTTTAGGCTAAGCACAGCAGCACGCTTCGGCACGGCCGCTGCCACCAAATACACAGTTCCCTCAAGACCCACTCCGGTACCTTGCAGTGCTGGTGCAGTCTGAGTCTGGGTTTTGGAGAGAGCAGACAAAATACTTTCAGGAGTTATTTCAACTTTGGAGAGAATATTCGCTAACGGATTTGAAGGAGCAGATGGAGTCCCCATGACAGGAGTCTTCAGGCCACTAGTAAGAGCTGTTGGGCTCGTCGGGGTTCCTGGAGAAGGTCTCGAGGCGGGACTGACACCTAGGACGGAAGCACACACCACTCACGTACGTTGCTTCGTTAACGGAAGCTTTTTTTGGCTCAAGTTTTCCACAGATACAACTGCAGCAGAGCTCCACTGAGTGTGAGCAAAGAGAGGCTTACGAAGCCGACAGTCGTGTGTCAGAGAGACTGAGCCAGATCTTTTAAGTAGTAACTCATTCATGTTTATTTTGAGacaattaaagctttaaaaagattacaaaacaaaactccattGTTAGCTCCATTAATCAAACTCCTGGGCTTCAGCACTCACCTGTATTTTTCATTACAGAAGTTAAACTGCTAAGAATGGAGCTGATCTTTGCCAGGTCCACGTTGGCCAGGTTGGGCAACGCAAGCGCTGGCGACGGAGGGACGGGCGCTGCGCTCACCGCCTTCGGAGCCGGGGGAGTCGGAGGAGTCTGGGCAGGCGTCGTCACCGTCACCGAAGTTGTGCCTGCTGCAGCAGTAGATGGCACCGCTTTGGGGACGCTTTCAGTCTTGgcgggtgctggagctggagcagcctgcttctccttcctctcctccactGCATCAGGGAGAGGGAGAACAAGACCAAAACCATCACCCCGGGCAACTTcatctacttgaagatgtccctgctcattgcaggggggttggacccaAACCgtcctgtgattctatgattctctgtcCCCAAAGGATTACTCAGGGTAAAGGATTTTCAACGGGATCCTCATCATTACGCACATGAGGTCTGATTCCCGCAGGctatgtaaaaatgtatttcGATGAGTGGTTTGGGAGATGGGAACAATCCCGGCTAGATCGGGACTTCCCCGCTTGTGACAGGGGACTGGGGCAGGAGATCGAAACCCAACAGCACCAACCCGCAGCCCAACAAGGGCTTTGCCAATCCGCTACGTCCCAAACGAGGCTTGGAAGGGCTGTTTTGTCTCGATGTAATTTCTCCACAACAATTACTTTGCTGCTCCCGCAGAACATACCAATAATTTTAGACGTATCATCCTCCACGTCAGAGAGCTCCATGTCTTCCACATCCCGATTATCCGTCACAGGCTCCGGAGATACCGTCTTGCGGCTTCCGACCACTGGAGACCGGGAGTTATCTTCCTCCCCCATCCCCTGAAAAGGGGACTCGGAGCCCGTCGGAGATGGGGCGTCCATACTCGGAGAAGGGACTGGAGACTCCTCCGGATCAGGAAGCGTTGCTTTCAACTGGTCTAGCTTTTTCTTTAGGTTGCTCACTCGATTAGCAAATGTTTTATAAGCCTAAGGAAGAAAGGACATCGGACTGAGTATCTTTTAGAGGAAGAGAGCAGGCCTCCATCACTTCCCTAACGAAGCAGCACACGGCCTTAGAAAACCATTTCCAATTACCTGTACTCTGCAGTAAGAGCTCAGCTTTCCAGTGTGACTTGCAGAGCAAGGACCACAAAAAAGGGGGACGGTAAAACCTTTTTCCAGTGACTTAAAgcaactttcattaaaaaaacgttttttaacaaatatgctgcctgtttggttttttttttggtggggctgggagggttggttgtttttagAATGCTTTACTGAATTCTTTCTTCGTTTGTTCATCTAGTTTGCATATTGATCACAACTTGTGCAGTTCCTAGAATTGAGGATTTATAAGACTACCTGTAATTTTGCCCCCGTTTAAAAGTGCAGAGGGGCTACAAAATTCCAGCAACATATAAGAATTGAGCTTCTGACCCATGGATTTTCGTAGCGTCTCCTTTTCCTGCCCGACATCTTAACTCTGATCTCTTTTGAAACCATTTGTACAACAATCGCGCCAAACTTTTTCATTTGTGAATAGAGAGATGAGGCGTTTTCTAGCCTCTGAGATGCTCAGCAAACACAGACGGACATCAGTCCACTTGAGGAGGATCAAGGAAAAGCATACTTACATTTGCTACCACCTTTACTTCCTTATACTGCGCTTCATAAAATATACCAGCGTTCTCCAGGGCTTCAGTAAGAGAGGGGCCATTTTTCACTTGCTTGTCTAAGCCATTTACAAACTCTTCCAGCTTTGAACTTGCTTCTTCAAACTCCTTGGAGAacttctttcctcctgttttgtcTGGAAGGAGATTAACACCACATAAATAAGCTGCCATCCGCCAAATGGGAAATAGGCTCTCAGAAGCGCGTCCTCAACAGCAGCAACCGGGAAGTTCAGACCACGGACGCTGCATCACGCCAGCTCCCCAGGCCCCCCATTCGTCCATCGGTATCCATTAAAAAGAGAGGCCAAGTTGCTAGCAGTATATATTGTTCTTCAACTAGTTATTAGTGATAAATAAGTTCAAGACACAGAAGTGTAAAATTCTACTCTTTCAACTACCCAGAGAGCGTACTTTCATTTTGGAAGAGGCAAAAActcttaagttttatttttccttcgtTACCATATTCCAAGGGTTCCTAACATCTATGAGTTACCAGGACGGTGACCGCTTTTCAAAGAGTGCAATCACGGATTACCAAGCACAGCTAGAGCTATCTGCAGTTTTGCAATTAAATTTCCTGTTAACACGGCTCAACATAACTCAGTTCATTTACCCCTAATAGGTGCTGCTTGCTATTGGACTCACAGTTGGCATTCTCAATCTGTAGCCATTGAGGGATGCCTTAATTAACTtaaatccaaaattatttaagGAGTTCTGAACAGATTAAGAATAATGCATGTTTTCACGATACACGAGGGCATGTTTGAATAGTACAAAATACACCTTCATCACTTCTGCTTTGTTTGAGCTCTCTATTCGCGGGTTTCTAGGAACAGGTTCAAACGAACCAAGGTTTTAGGCTCCTGCCTGGCGGTTCTTAACTGCCCTTTGAAATGTTGGCATTTTACAGACACAGTCTGATTTCTGGTCTAAGGCTCAGCAGAACCGAGGAGCTCCTAAACTGTTAGGATACTTATTTGCACCTCCTTCAATTACGTCGGGTTTTGTACGTTATACGCCGTCTTTTTACCTTTTAAGCATTTAAGCGTTTCCGTGCTGCACACATCCACTCTCATAGTggaaagctgcttctctttcagtTCTATCTGGTCTTCCGAGCGCTTATATAATAGCAATTCATCAATGAGAGACTGTGgctgaaaaaaaacaccaaacaagaaAAGCATCCTCATCACATTCCGCGGAAGAGAAGCCCTGCTGCGCAGAGCTAACAGCACAGACCTGCTTCAGCGAAAAACAACGCGCCGGTTCAAGACCATTTCCGAACGAGAGCCAACGCAGAAACGAACCGTGCCAATCTCTGGATTTTTAGCCTCAAGTCAAAGAGGTCAGCAGACTTGGGCTCAGGCAGGGGCTGCAATTCTACAAGTCTCCTGGCTAGGACGGTTAAGAGCAGGGAcaggccttttttcttttctttttttttttttctctctctactaGTGCTCATGCACTTCGTTAACACACCGCACTCCTCTGGGGGACCTAATTTAGATCAATGTCTGGCCACCAACTCCTCAGCCACCCTAAACTCCCCCTTCACTAGGACGACCTGACCGTAACAGCCAGCCCCTCTAAGCGTAGGACCCGTGGATTCACACAGCTCCCCAGAGGGCAAACTGCTCTCTCGTACGAGGTTACCCCAAATGAAAACCAGTGTTTCCATGGGGAGCCTCCGCACCGCTCCGAATGCTTTCCAGGTGCCTTGTTGTCCGTAACAGCGCACAGAAGGGGTGGCAGCCCTAACAAAACTCACAACTGAAATGTCTAGCAGGCATTATACACCAAGGACCAAAAAGACACCGAGCGCTAGAGCTTCCCATCAAGCTTATGCTGCTGGTGGACGTAAGCTACGCGAAAGCTGCAGCCCAAGGACAGAGGTTAGTGCAACAGAATTTTTCCACTTGCAGACTTACTCTGAATTCAGCAACAATCTTGGACTTCAAAGCAGCTTTCGGGTTTGTGGATGCTGttggaataaagaaaaagtataaaGAAACCAAGGAACTACACCCCGACTAAAAGTAAGTCACAAAAGGCAGttctaatacaaaatattttaacgTAATTCAATGAAAGACTCGCAGGCTGTCATTACTCATTacatttttcccctccacacAGATGTCCCTCAATGCTCTGGGCTTTCCGTTAGCTAAACGGGACACGCTCACGTGCAGCTAGATTGTGACTGAGGTCATCGCGTTATACTAtcgctttttacttttttttaacgCGCTATGAAAGTGTACTGTGCATACCTTTTCCAGCTCTACCGTTGGGAAGACAAGTCCCTGCAAGGGTTGATCTAACAGCCTTACCCGATGAGTTTATACCTCTCCACAAGGAAGGTAACGTTATTTCCCAAGTGCCAGACTTAGAGCTGACAGACGCAGCCCAGCGTTTCCTTCGGACGGGGTCTCCCTTCGGTACTTACTAGGCCCAACCACGCTCTCAACCTTAAAAACTCTTACACCTCTATTCTGACATCTCATTAACAGAGCGGGGAGAACGAATCCCACCGTCAAGAGACACTAAATCCATTGGTTTCTGGACAAAACAGGAGAAACATCTGATAAGGAGCAAAATGCTAAACCCTTCATCCATGCTGAATATAGCACATTTTTGTTTGGGAAAGCAGCTTGTGATGTTAAGCCAAGTAAAAAACGCTTCCAAACTCTTTTGTTAACCTTCTGATCTCAGCACTTGTACAGGTGGGCGCACGCCACATCTTACACCTAATGTTACACCGTCTCGCTTTAAGGACCATTCGAGGCTTTAGCCTCTAATGAGATTAGTACGATTGGTATATTATAAATGCATTTCCTGCTAGACTGCACTGCCGGTACTGTCGGACGCCAAAGTTCATTATCTGCACTGCCAGCTTCCAGTTTTATCCTAGCACCTAGTTTGCTGTTGAAGATGCGTTCCTGAGCACGAAGGTACTGTCCACCTCCGAAAGTACACGgttctctctgtcttctctccATCTCTGAATAGTCTAACGCCAGTTTCCAAGAGGTTCCACCAGCTCTGTCCTCTACCGTTCATAACCTCTGctctcaaagatttttttttatttttcatacttcattcctttaaaaagtgGTTCTCTAGCAACAACTCCTTGGTGCTTTACATATTAGTCTGTAAGGAGCTTTACAAGCCTGGAAGACGCATGCTGGCTCATGTTTTAGTCCAGGTACTTTGCCCGGTTTGGGCTAGCCTTTCTTCTGTTCCTCAAGAAGGCAATTTCTATATTAGTTCAGAGAGTTCACATTGTTTCCTTACTTTGCGATTTCTTCCACGGCT from Calonectris borealis chromosome 29, bCalBor7.hap1.2, whole genome shotgun sequence includes:
- the RPRD2 gene encoding regulation of nuclear pre-mRNA domain-containing protein 2 isoform X1 — protein: MAAGGGGGGRASSSSSAAASSSSAGALEASLDRKLQAVTNTMESIQGLSSWCLENKRHHSTIVYHWMKWLRRSAFPHRLNLFYLANDVIQNCKRKNAIVFRDTFAEVLPEAASLVKDPSVSKSIERIFKIWEDRNVYPEETILALKEALTSTNPKAALKSKIVAEFRPQSLIDELLLYKRSEDQIELKEKQLSTMRVDVCSTETLKCLKDKTGGKKFSKEFEEASSKLEEFVNGLDKQVKNGPSLTEALENAGIFYEAQYKEVKVVANAYKTFANRVSNLKKKLDQLKATLPDPEESPVPSPSMDAPSPTGSESPFQGMGEEDNSRSPVVGSRKTVSPEPVTDNRDVEDMELSDVEDDTSKIIVEERKEKQAAPAPAPAKTESVPKAVPSTAAAGTTSVTVTTPAQTPPTPPAPKAVSAAPVPPSPALALPNLANVDLAKISSILSSLTSVMKNTGVSPASRPSPGTPTSPTALTSGLKTPVMGTPSAPSNPLANILSKVEITPESILSALSKTQTQTAPALQGLSSLLQSVAGNTVQSSETASQSTSASPANTTVPCVKGRNIPSNTQSFISKSFGYSPNSSTAEVSSTSVNKAPVGHAPGLSSSSFKPPTNSLGFSSSHPPSPSSLLPTETSLAQSSEISKAKLESEPPSPSLEMKIHNFLKGNPGFSGLNLNIPILSSLGSSIATESHASDFQRGPTSTSMDNVDGTPVRDERSGTPTQDEMMDKPTSSNVDTISLLSKIMSPGSSTPSSTRSPLQSRDDGYSQELPNSVHTYRPFGLGRESPAGLYKQSADSMEIPSSLMDSSQEKFYPDTSFQEDEDYRDFDYSGPPPSAMLNLEKKPAKSILKSSKLSEAAEYQPVLSSYGQRSQEFGVKSSFPQSMRSILDQSESCDPLASSPGMYGSYGLRGNDSTSDGSPSPSKNDVFFAPDSNHNNLPKSVVHSGLSQKQYPDSPHSIPHRSLFSSQNALSSPAGRAPAASVEKSLGSSISATSTIEFKNMLKNASRKPSEEKHFGQISKSSSGEGVSLSGHGPAGAPKGEPQPQEEHYRIETRVSSSCLDLPDSTEEKGAPIETLGYHNASSRGMSGEPIQTVESIRVLGKGNRGHGREASRAAGWFEMSSGGSAFDNGPSGTSELPGMGGFPAPYKEHVPPFQESVNNFRTNNFSPAFEHHMPPPPPPLAPPPIEHGTPFQRDPVGPPAGPPAAPAKDHGSLFPRDHSVPPRMPSVDHANPFSKETSAPLSLPHGVPPPPSVEHAGVPFPTPPPPPVPGEHAGVPFPAQPPPAGEHGGVPFPAPPPMAVEHGAGAFPKEHGTIHQGTMKEHFSVHAGSRESVTQPQQRDHAAAPLSRTRESVGLTPLSREQLGTGRGLGPPAHRDGGSRGGVLVRTPRADFRPREPFVSRDPFHSLKRPRPPFGRGSPFFAPKRPFFPPRY
- the RPRD2 gene encoding regulation of nuclear pre-mRNA domain-containing protein 2 isoform X2; its protein translation is MAAGGGGGGRASSSSSAAASSSSAGALEASLDRKLQAVTNTMESIQGLSSWCLENKRHHSTIVYHWMKWLRRSAFPHRLNLFYLANDVIQNCKRKNAIVFRDTFAEVLPEAASLVKDPSVSKSIERIFKIWEDRNVYPEETILALKEALSTTFKTQKQLKETLNKQPNKPWKKSQTSTNPKAALKSKIVAEFRPQSLIDELLLYKRSEDQIELKEKQLSTMRVDVCSTETLKCLKDKTGGKKFSKEFEEASSKLEEFVNGLDKQVKNGPSLTEALENAGIFYEAQYKEVKVVANAYKTFANRVSNLKKKLDQLKATLPDPEESPVPSPSMDAPSPTGSESPFQGMGEEDNSRSPVVGSRKTVSPEPVTDNRDVEDMELSDVEDDTSKIIVEERKEKQAAPAPAPAKTESVPKAVPSTAAAGTTSVTVTTPAQTPPTPPAPKAVSAAPVPPSPALALPNLANVDLAKISSILSSLTSVMKNTGVSPASRPSPGTPTSPTALTSGLKTPVMGTPSAPSNPLANILSKVEITPESILSALSKTQTQTAPALQGLSSLLQSVAGNTVQSSETASQSTSASPANTTVPCVKGRNIPSNTQSFISKSFGYSPNSSTAEVSSTSVNKAPVGHAPGLSSSSFKPPTNSLGFSSSHPPSPSSLLPTETSLAQSSEISKAKLESEPPSPSLEMKIHNFLKGNPGFSGLNLNIPILSSLGSSIATESHASDFQRGPTSTSMDNVDGTPVRDERSGTPTQDEMMDKPTSSNVDTISLLSKIMSPGSSTPSSTRSPLQSRDDGYSQELPNSVHTYRPFGLGRESPAGLYKQSADSMEIPSSLMDSSQEKFYPDTSFQEDEDYRDFDYSGPPPSAMLNLEKKPAKSILKSSKLSEAAEYQPVLSSYGQRSQEFGVKSSFPQSMRSILDQSESCDPLASSPGMYGSYGLRGNDSTSDGSPSPSKNDVFFAPDSNHNNLPKSVVHSGLSQKQYPDSPHSIPHRSLFSSQNALSSPAGRAPAASVEKSLGSSISATSTIEFKNMLKNASRKPSEEKHFGQISKSSSGEGVSLSGHGPAGAPKGEPQPQEEHYRIETRVSSSCLDLPDSTEEKGAPIETLGYHNASSRGMSGEPIQTVESIRVLGKGNRGHGREASRAAGWFEMSSGGSAFDNGPSGTSELPGMGGFPAPYKEHVPPFQESVNNFRTNNFSPAFEHHMPPPPPPLAPPPIEHGTPFQRDPVGPPAGPPAAPAKDHGSLFPRDHSVPPRMPSVDHANPFSKETSAPLSLPHGVPPPPSVEHAGVPFPTPPPPPVPGEHAGVPFPAQPPPAGEHGGVPFPAPPPMAVEHGAGAFPKEHGTIHQGTMKEHFSVHAGSRESVTQPQQRDHAAAPLSRTRESVGLTPLSREQLGTGRGLGPPAHRDGGSRGGVLVRTPRADFRPREPFVSRDPFHSLKRPRPPFGRGSPFFAPKRPFFPPRY